The Parabacteroides sp. AD58 genome includes a window with the following:
- a CDS encoding RagB/SusD family nutrient uptake outer membrane protein, translating into MKRNKIIITLFTGMTLLSACHDLNLNPLSYGSTESWYSDETEVEMAVNELYRNDFWLIDEDTNTDWSDDNIYRESLTEFQNATLNGQHTQVINLWSNQYKVISRANSIINKAQRAIENGASESTINAFIAEAHFHRASAYAKLSQKFGAVPLVENDVDIEEGLTMGRTDLATIKQFVYDEYDKAIEVLPVSYTDEQRATKGAALALKARYALYMGDYAIAAEAAKAVIELGVYSLHPNYQELFLQGTKTSPENIFVMARSIEFGIYTDARYPLPRNHGGYAAPNPTWDLFASYVCTDGLPIDESPLFDPHDPFKNRDPRLSMTIVPFGENFLGIEFNPHPEALEVMNYKTGKMITNNDTRAVAQYASYNGLVWKKGLDESCLENAFRTEPNRIIIRYADVLLIYAEAMIELNQIDQSVLDAMNEVRARAYGVDKSATDQYPAFTATDQKTLRSQLRMERRMEFPKEGLRYMDLIRWKLMDKVMSKKVYMMLYPSSLLIEKVVNEGDWFWPFAPDIDENGLADFTKIEATGKIAVIAQKNWDDRQYLWPIPTTEIQINPNMKQNPGY; encoded by the coding sequence ATGAAACGAAATAAAATTATAATTACATTATTCACAGGAATGACATTATTGAGTGCCTGCCATGATTTAAATCTGAATCCGTTATCCTACGGTTCAACAGAAAGTTGGTACTCTGACGAAACTGAAGTTGAAATGGCAGTCAATGAGTTATACCGAAATGATTTTTGGCTTATAGATGAAGATACAAATACCGATTGGTCTGATGACAATATTTATCGTGAGTCATTAACTGAATTCCAAAATGCTACATTAAATGGTCAACATACTCAAGTCATAAATTTGTGGTCAAATCAATATAAAGTCATATCTAGAGCGAACAGCATTATAAACAAAGCTCAACGAGCTATAGAAAATGGAGCTTCAGAAAGCACAATCAATGCATTCATAGCTGAAGCCCATTTCCACAGAGCTTCAGCTTATGCTAAATTATCTCAAAAATTTGGAGCTGTCCCCTTGGTTGAAAATGATGTAGACATTGAAGAAGGCCTAACGATGGGACGTACTGATTTAGCTACTATCAAGCAATTTGTTTATGATGAATATGATAAAGCTATTGAAGTTCTACCTGTTTCATATACAGATGAACAAAGAGCAACAAAAGGTGCTGCTTTAGCCTTAAAAGCTCGTTATGCACTCTATATGGGAGATTATGCTATCGCTGCCGAAGCTGCAAAAGCCGTAATCGAGTTAGGAGTATACTCCCTGCACCCTAACTATCAAGAACTATTTTTACAAGGGACAAAAACATCACCAGAAAATATTTTTGTTATGGCCAGGTCTATAGAATTCGGTATTTATACTGATGCACGATATCCATTACCAAGAAATCATGGAGGATATGCAGCACCCAATCCGACTTGGGATTTATTTGCTTCATATGTTTGTACTGATGGCTTGCCCATAGATGAATCTCCTTTATTTGATCCTCACGATCCATTTAAGAATCGTGATCCACGCCTAAGTATGACAATTGTTCCTTTCGGAGAAAACTTCTTAGGTATAGAATTCAATCCTCATCCAGAAGCATTAGAAGTAATGAATTATAAGACTGGTAAAATGATCACGAACAATGATACTCGAGCTGTTGCACAATATGCGTCTTACAACGGGTTAGTTTGGAAAAAAGGATTAGACGAAAGCTGTTTGGAAAATGCTTTTCGAACTGAACCAAACAGAATTATTATCAGATATGCAGATGTTTTACTAATTTATGCAGAAGCAATGATAGAACTAAATCAAATTGATCAGTCAGTTTTAGATGCAATGAATGAAGTTCGTGCACGCGCATATGGTGTAGATAAATCTGCTACAGATCAATATCCAGCTTTTACAGCTACTGACCAAAAGACTTTACGCAGTCAATTACGTATGGAACGACGTATGGAATTTCCTAAAGAAGGCCTTAGATATATGGACCTAATTCGCTGGAAATTAATGGATAAAGTTATGTCTAAAAAAGTATATATGATGCTTTATCCATCTTCCTTATTAATTGAAAAAGTAGTTAATGAAGGAGATTGGTTTTGGCCTTTTGCTCCAGACATTGATGAAAATGGATTAGCTGATTTTACAAAGATCGAAGCTACTGGGAAAATAGCTGTGATCGCTCAAAAGAACTGGGATGATCGTCAATATTTATGGCCAATTCCTACAACTGAAATTCAAATTAATCCAAATATGAAACAGAATCCGGGCTATTAA